DNA sequence from the Leptospirillum ferrooxidans C2-3 genome:
TCTTCTTCACACAATCGCCTTCTTTTCTGGCCTTTCAGAGAAATATGACGCGGATGACCGGACGGAACAATGTCCAGTCCCTCTTCGGCGTGCAGGATGTCCCAACGGACGTCCAGATCCGGAACTTCCTCAATCCGGCCGGGGCGAAGGAGGTGGCTCCGCTGATCCAGGGAGTCGGAGACGCTCTGTAGTCCGTTTGATCCCTTTGCAAAAACAATATATAGGATCGTAATGGTTATGTGGGTTGAAAAAGAAGGAGTCGTCATGGTTACGGAAATCAGTGCAGTCAACTTTCGGCAACATCTGGAAGAAATGCTAAACCAGGTGCAGTACCGTCACGACAATGTCGTGATCAATAAGGACGGTAAGCCCGTGGCTGTTCTTGTCGATGCTCGCCTCTTCGAACGCATGCGCAGGATGCAGTCCCGCTTCAACACCATTTGTCAACGTATTGAAGAGGGATTTTCCGAGATTCCAGAATCTGGCGGGCTGGCTGAAATCGACGCAACGGTGGCTTCAGAACGGTCCAGCACGTAGGCATCCGAAAGGAAGGGTTGACCTTTTTTGGCCATCCTTCGTGTTGTCCTCGACACCAATGTTATTCTATCGAGGATAGAATAACAGGCCAGTGTGTCTGGAAAGATCATAGCGGCTTGGAGCCATGGATCATTTGAGGTTGTTCTGTCGACTTACATCCTTAAAGAACTGCGCCGTGTATTGCCGAGGCTTGTTCATCGCCACGGACTCAGTGACGCTGAGATGGACGATCTGGTCGATATACTCACCAATGAACTCTCCCGCCGCTAAGGGATTGTAAAAAAATAATTGTAACTAAAATGGATTTTGCTATACTCTCCAGCATGGAGAAGAATCTTATCGCAGATCGATTCAACTTGCTGGCGTGGACGCTGGATGAACGGTTGCGCCGGATTGTCTGCGCAGCCGAAGCCAAGGTTCTGGGCCATGGGGGAGTCACGACTGTCTCCCAGGCCACCGGAGTCTCGCGACGGGCTATTCATTCCGGACTAAAAGAGTTGGAGGAACGTCCTGAAGAACAGGAGGCTTCCTCGCTGAGGATCAGGCGTCCGGGGGGCGGACGAAAGAAAGTGGCCGACCGGGACCCCGCGCTTCTGGCCAATCTTGAGTCGCTGGTTGAGCCGGTGACGCGAGGAGACCCCGAAACGCCTCTCAGGTGGACGACCAAAAGCCTGCGGCGGCTGTCTGATGAGTTGAAGGCAATGGGGCATACCGTGAGTCATGCCTCCGTCGGGACGCTTCTTGGGGAGCTGGGATACAGCCTTCAGGCCAATGTGAAAACGCTCGAAGGCGGTGATCATCCGGACCGGAACGCCCAGTTCGAATACATCAACGCCCAGGCCGAGGATCGCCTGAAGCGGGGAGAGCCGGTCATTTCGGTGGATACCAAGAAGAAAGAGCTCATCGGACCCTTCAAGAACAACGGACGGACGTGGAGGCCGCAGGGTGACCCCGAAGAGGTCAATGTTTACGACTTCATCAACAAGGAGCTGGGTCGGGCCAACCCTTACGGAGTCTACGATCTGGCCCAGGATGAGGGATGGGTGAGTGTGGGAACCGATCACGACACGTCGGCATTTGCCGTCCAGACGATCCGACGATGGTGGCAAA
Encoded proteins:
- a CDS encoding ISAzo13 family transposase; translation: MDFAILSSMEKNLIADRFNLLAWTLDERLRRIVCAAEAKVLGHGGVTTVSQATGVSRRAIHSGLKELEERPEEQEASSLRIRRPGGGRKKVADRDPALLANLESLVEPVTRGDPETPLRWTTKSLRRLSDELKAMGHTVSHASVGTLLGELGYSLQANVKTLEGGDHPDRNAQFEYINAQAEDRLKRGEPVISVDTKKKELIGPFKNNGRTWRPQGDPEEVNVYDFINKELGRANPYGVYDLAQDEGWVSVGTDHDTSAFAVQTIRRWWQSVGAESYPQATELLITADGGGSNGSRVRLWKVEIQKLADEIGIPVTICHFPPGTSKWNKIEHRLFSFISMNWRGRPLVSHEVLLNLIANTRTKSGLTVKAELDPGVYPKGIKISDEEMASLHLVRHAFHGEWNYSLHPRDG
- a CDS encoding type II toxin-antitoxin system Phd/YefM family antitoxin → MVTEISAVNFRQHLEEMLNQVQYRHDNVVINKDGKPVAVLVDARLFERMRRMQSRFNTICQRIEEGFSEIPESGGLAEIDATVASERSST